One genomic window of Solanum stenotomum isolate F172 chromosome 9, ASM1918654v1, whole genome shotgun sequence includes the following:
- the LOC125876259 gene encoding 60S ribosomal protein L27-3, whose protein sequence is MVKFLKPNKAVVVLQGKYAGRKAVIVRAFDDGTRDRPYGHCLVAGVAKYPKKVIRKDSAKKQAKKSRVKTFIKLVNYNHIMPTRYTLDVDLKEAVTVDCLQSRDKKVTAAKEAKAKFEERFKTGKNRWFFTKLRF, encoded by the coding sequence ATGGTGAAATTCCTTAAGCCAAACAAAGCCGTAGTGGTTCTCCAAGGCAAGTACGCCGGGAGGAAAGCGGTGATTGTTCGAGCGTTCGACGATGGGACACGTGATAGGCCATACGGACATTGTTTGGTCGCCGGCGTAGCTAAGTACCCGAAGAAAGTGATCCGTAAGGACTCTGCGAAAAAGCAGGCGAAGAAATCACGCGTCAAGACTTTCATCAAGCTTGTCAATTACAACCACATCATGCCTACTCGTTACACACTGGATGTTGATTTGAAGGAAGCCGTTACTGTCGATTGCCTTCAGTCACGTGATAAGAAGGTTACTGCTGCTAAGGAGGCCAAGGCTAAGTTTGAAGAGCGATTCAAAACCGGGAAAAATCGCTGGTTCTTCACTAAGCTTAGATTTTGA
- the LOC125876240 gene encoding anthocyanidin 3-O-glucosyltransferase 2-like, whose protein sequence is MTTKAELVFIPSPAAGHLISAVEIAKLILNRDDRLCISILIMKLPMDFGIQSYLESLSSIPRLQFVDITVDEKTIAGFMSNKETFFMNFIQSHKPKVKDFLNNSSFSRSNSRLAGFVLDMFCTPMIDVADEFCVPSYIFYTSNAAFLALCFHFESLKKEHHIDTSKYKNSNEELTIPGFKNPYPSKFLPRLTTDQSVMTTTFFDSITRIKETKGIMVNTFADLEPLPLQSLSVPRIYPVGPVMNFKEGGHGRNSQSETESIIKWLDDQPEFSVVFLCFGSMGSFEIEQINEIAIALECSGHRFLWSLRRPPPKGQIGLPSNYENVEQVLPEGFIERTNEVGKVIGWAPQVAVLSHPAVGGFVSHCGWNSVLESLYFGVPIATWPLHAEQQMNAFELVKELGLGVEIRMDYFKDFHGNDENVEIVGAKEIESGIRKLMTNGDENEIRRKANEMKEKCNAAMKEGGSSYAALGLLIEDVISNIS, encoded by the coding sequence ATGACGACGAAAGCAGAACTTGTTTTTATCCCTTCTCCGGCAGCAGGTCATCTCATTTCCGCCGTTGAAATTGCAAAACTCATTCTCAACAGAGATGACCGGCTCTGTATCTCTATCCTCATTATGAAGCTTCCAATGGATTTCGGCATTCAATCTTACCTCGAATCACTCTCATCTATACCCCGTTTGCAGTTCGTTGACATCACTGTTGACGAAAAAACTATTGCTGGATTCATGTCAAATAAGGAGACTTTCTTCATGAACTTCATTCAAAGTCATAAACCTAAAGTAAAAGATTTTTTGAATAACTCCAGCTTTTCTAGATCGAATTCTCGTCTCGCTGGCTTCGTTCTCGACATGTTTTGCACCCCTATGATAGACGTAGCCGATGAATTTTGTGTTCCAAGTTACATTTTCTACACCTCAAATGCTGCTTTCCTTGCCCTCTGTTTTCATTTTGAGTCTCTGAAAAAGGAGCATCATATCGATACCTCCAAATACAAAAATTCCAATGAAGAATTAACAATCCCGGGTTTTAAAAATCCGTATCCATCGAAATTCTTGCCTAGACTGACAACAGATCAATCAGTAATGACGACTACGTTCTTCGATTCGATTACTCGAATCAAAGAGacgaagggtattatggtcaaCACATTCGCCGATCTAGAACCTTTACCTCTTCAGTCTCTTTCAGTTCCGCGAATTTATCCAGTTGGTCCAGTGATGAATTTTAAGGAAGGAGGTCATGGTCGAAACAGTCAATCCGAAACAGAAAGCATTATCAAATGGTTAGATGATCAGCCAGAGTTCTCTGTTGTGTTTTTGTGCTTCGGAAGTATGGGAAGCTTTGAAATCGAACAGATCAATGAAATAGCAATTGCACTTGAGTGTAGTGGTCATAGATTCTTATGGTCCTTGCGAAGACCACCACCAAAGGGGCAAATTGGGCTTCCGAGTAATTACGAGAATGTTGAGCAAGTGCTACCAGAAGGGTTTATTGAAAGGACAAATGAGGTTGGGAAAGTGATAGGATGGGCACCTCAAGTGGCGGTACTATCTCATCCAGCAGTGGGTGGATTTGTATCGCATTGTGGATGGAATTCTGTACTCGAAAGTTTGTATTTCGGGGTACCAATAGCTACTTGGCCCCTGCACGCTGAACAACAAATGAACGCGTTTGAGTTGGTTAAAGAATTGGGATTGGGAGTGGAGATTCGAATGGACTATTTCAAGGATTTCCATGGGAATGATGAGAATGTAGAAATTGTGGGTGCGAAGGAAATCGAAAGTGGCATACGAAAGTTGATGACTAATGGAGACGAGAATGAAATAAGGAGAAAGGCGAACGAGATGAAAGAGAAGTGCAATGCAGCTATGAAGGAGGGTGGTTCATCTTATGCTGCTCTTGGGCTTCTAATTGAGGATGTCATTAGTAAcatttcttga
- the LOC125876247 gene encoding scarecrow-like protein 23 — MIMLQFSSVSAIPINHTSSSSSSSSMSSKRSIVEFTPVSDEPQVLTKRPRNEEEEEEVEELVLVDADSIGLRLLGLLLQCAEFVAMENLDEAANLLPEIAELSSPFGSSAERVAAYFAESLSARIISSHLRFYSPLNLKSLTLTHSQKLFTALQSYNTISPLIKFSHYTANQAIYQALEGEDHVHVIDLDIMQGLQWPGLFQILSSRSRKLRSIKITGVGSSMELLESTGRRLTEFANSFGLPFEFQPFEGKMGHITDLNQLGVKIGETTVVNWMHHCLYDITGSDLGTFRLLTLLKPKLITLVEQDLSHGGNFLGRFVEALHYYSALFDALGDGLSEESVERHTVEQQLFGSEIRNIVAVGGPKRTGEVPVERWGDEMKRIGFLPLSLSGTPAAQASLLLGMFPRGYTLVEENGCLKLGWKDLSLLTASAWQPCD, encoded by the coding sequence ATGATCATGCTTCAATTCTCTTCTGTATCTGCAATTCCAATTAATCatacatcttcttcttcatcttcatcttccaTGTCTTCTAAGCGCTCTATTGTTGAGTTTACTCCGGTCTCAGATGAACCTCAAGTTCTTACTAAACGGCCCCGAAacgaggaggaagaagaagaagttgaggaGTTAGTTCTCGTTGACGCCGATTCCATCGGCCTTCGCCTTCTCGGTTTGCTCCTCCAATGCGCTGAGTTTGTTGCCATGGAGAATCTGGATGAAGCAGCTAATTTATTACCGGAAATCGCTGAGCTTTCATCGCCGTTCGGCTCATCGGCTGAGCGAGTCGCTGCTTACTTCGCTGAATCTCTATCGGCCAGAATCATCAGTTCTCATCTCCGATTTTATTCTCCGCTTAACCTCAAATCCCTAACTCTCACACATTCCCAAAAACTCTTCACCGCTCTGCAATCTTACAATACAATAAGCCCGCTCATCAAATTCTCTCACTACACAGCTAATCAAGCTATTTACCAAGCATTAGAAGGTGAAGATCACGTCCACGTCATCGATCTCGACATCATGCAAGGTCTTCAATGGCCAGGATTGTTCCAAATCCTCTCCTCTCGATCGAGAAAGCTCCGTTCCATCAAAATCACCGGCGTCGGATCCTCCATGGAATTACTCGAATCCACCGGCCGTAGACTCACCGAATTCGCCAACTCATTCGGACTTCCGTTCGAGTTTCAACCGTTTGAAGGCAAAATGGGACACATCACAGACCTTAATCAACTCGGAGTCAAAATTGGGGAAACTACAGTTGTCAATTGGATGCACCATTGCCTCTACGATATCACAGGGAGTGATTTAGGTACGTTCAGATTGTTAACTTTGTTAAAGCCGAAATTGATCACACTCGTTGAACAAGATCTGAGTCACGGAGGAAACTTTTTGGGCCGATTCGTTGAGGCATTGCATTATTACTCAGCCTTGTTTGATGCATTAGGGGATGGATTGAGTGAAGAGAGTGTAGAAAGGCATACGGTGGAACAGCAGTTGTTCGGTAGCGAAATTAGGAATATTGTAGCAGTAGGTGGGCCCAAGAGGACCGGGGAAGTACCCGTAGAGCGATGGGGCGATGAAATGAAACGAATCGGGTTTTTACCCCTTTCGTTATCGGGTACTCCAGCTGCTCAAGCAAGTTTATTGTTAGGAATGTTTCCAAGAGGGTATACTTTGGTCGAGGAAAATGGGTGTTTGAAATTGGGATGGAAGGATTTATCTTTGTTGACTGCATCTGCATGGCAACCGTGCGATTAA